From one Bacteroides intestinalis DSM 17393 genomic stretch:
- a CDS encoding DUF2007-related protein, whose protein sequence is MITSRKISQINVFAGSPWEVESVKQLLKSAYINASTEDKGNGIHVSVPCQQYTAAVRVISNRKAL, encoded by the coding sequence ATGATTACAAGTAGAAAGATTTCTCAGATTAACGTTTTCGCAGGTAGTCCCTGGGAAGTGGAAAGCGTGAAGCAGCTGTTAAAGTCAGCTTACATCAACGCTTCAACTGAAGACAAAGGCAACGGCATTCATGTGTCTGTTCCCTGTCAACAGTACACCGCTGCTGTACGGGTTATCAGCAACCGAAAGGCTTTATAA
- a CDS encoding beta-N-acetylhexosaminidase yields the protein MYLKKIMAATLALTALAGQAQEKPFNIIPEPVETTVTGQGEFQIQRNTTIRVSEPALASSATYLADYMDRYLGIPLQTEIPKTGKSRRKGNPAVEAITLKPGEPACIVLINRKNGEVSGGYQLEIIPAEGIRIEGNDEAGVFYGVQTLIQLLPTRAGVLPILPAVKVNDYPRFAYRGMHLDVVRHFFPVSFIKKYIDYLALHKLNYFHWHLTDDQAWRVEMKCRPELTEKGSVREGEILGLYPGKYQPLPYGGYYTHEDVREIVRYAAERHITVIPEIDIPGHCMAVLATYPQFSTTPDEPKKAALTWGIFNKFSNVLAPKPEVFDFLKDVFSELCDLFPGQYIHVGGDECAKRWWQESEETQQFMREHGLKDEKALQSYFVHYVQDVVNGKGKTLIGWDEILEGGISEDCIVMNWRRPEFGKKALKTNHRTIFTCSAWSYFNLKESRTQVEIGPRGPLPLEKVYGFQIVPDSLTAQQQKLVWGAQGCLWTEYIPTTWKAEFAVFPRMSALAENVWSPLEKKNWENFSRKVETQYERYELWGARYSEAFFRTQDVERKR from the coding sequence ATGTACTTAAAGAAAATTATGGCTGCAACCCTTGCCCTTACTGCGCTTGCCGGGCAGGCACAGGAGAAACCTTTCAACATCATTCCCGAACCGGTGGAAACTACCGTGACCGGACAGGGAGAGTTTCAAATCCAACGTAATACGACGATTCGTGTGTCGGAGCCTGCATTGGCTTCCTCGGCTACGTATCTGGCGGATTATATGGACCGTTATCTCGGCATACCGCTGCAAACGGAAATTCCTAAGACGGGTAAATCCCGGAGGAAAGGGAATCCTGCGGTAGAAGCAATCACTCTGAAACCTGGTGAACCAGCTTGTATCGTTCTAATTAACCGGAAGAACGGAGAGGTTTCCGGTGGTTATCAGTTGGAGATTATTCCGGCGGAGGGCATACGCATTGAAGGAAATGACGAAGCAGGTGTTTTCTATGGTGTGCAGACACTGATACAATTGCTGCCTACCCGTGCCGGAGTGTTGCCTATCCTTCCGGCTGTGAAGGTGAATGACTATCCCCGCTTTGCCTATCGGGGCATGCATCTCGATGTGGTGCGCCATTTCTTTCCGGTATCATTCATTAAGAAGTATATCGATTATCTTGCACTGCATAAACTCAACTATTTCCACTGGCATCTGACAGACGACCAAGCCTGGCGTGTTGAAATGAAATGCCGACCGGAACTGACAGAGAAAGGTTCCGTCCGTGAAGGGGAAATCCTCGGACTTTATCCGGGAAAATACCAACCGTTGCCTTATGGCGGATATTATACCCATGAAGATGTGCGCGAGATAGTGCGCTATGCTGCCGAACGTCACATCACGGTGATACCCGAAATAGATATTCCCGGTCACTGCATGGCTGTCCTTGCCACCTATCCGCAATTCAGTACTACGCCGGATGAGCCGAAGAAAGCGGCACTGACGTGGGGTATCTTCAATAAATTCAGTAACGTGCTGGCGCCCAAACCGGAAGTTTTCGACTTTCTGAAAGATGTGTTTTCTGAATTGTGTGACTTGTTCCCCGGCCAATATATCCATGTTGGCGGAGACGAATGTGCCAAGCGTTGGTGGCAGGAGTCGGAAGAAACGCAGCAATTCATGCGTGAACATGGACTGAAAGATGAGAAGGCATTGCAAAGTTACTTCGTTCATTATGTGCAAGATGTGGTGAACGGTAAAGGAAAGACGCTTATCGGTTGGGATGAAATCCTTGAAGGAGGTATTTCGGAAGATTGCATCGTGATGAACTGGCGCCGTCCGGAATTTGGAAAGAAGGCGTTGAAGACGAATCACCGCACCATATTTACCTGCTCTGCCTGGTCGTACTTCAATCTGAAAGAGAGCCGTACCCAAGTGGAAATCGGTCCGCGTGGTCCGTTGCCTCTGGAGAAAGTATATGGTTTTCAGATTGTGCCCGATTCGCTGACTGCGCAACAACAGAAACTTGTCTGGGGAGCACAGGGGTGCTTGTGGACTGAATACATCCCTACTACCTGGAAAGCAGAGTTTGCCGTTTTCCCACGTATGTCGGCACTGGCGGAAAATGTCTGGTCGCCTTTGGAGAAGAAGAACTGGGAGAACTTCTCCCGTAAAGTAGAGACGCAGTATGAACGTTATGAACTTTGGGGGGCGCGCTATTCCGAAGCATTCTTCCGTACGCAAGACGTGGAACGAAAAAGATAA
- a CDS encoding Rieske (2Fe-2S) protein, translated as MRKFCIIIGMLWLCVAGCGDSYESSIPSISFNFSCSLSQSPYYKITTPGQFLKVDKNVNGLPVGYAGLIIGQSVYSDGNTYVAYDAACPVEANRSVSVELVEDGLGTAECPKCHTKYNLSSGGFPTGEGTEYLKHYKVSVSGTTLQVRN; from the coding sequence ATGCGGAAATTCTGTATAATTATAGGGATGCTTTGGCTGTGTGTTGCCGGTTGCGGTGATTCATACGAGTCAAGCATTCCTTCTATTAGTTTTAATTTCTCATGCAGTCTTTCACAGTCTCCTTATTATAAGATTACGACCCCCGGCCAATTCTTGAAGGTAGATAAGAATGTGAATGGCTTACCTGTAGGCTATGCAGGATTAATAATAGGACAAAGCGTATATTCGGATGGCAATACCTATGTCGCTTATGATGCCGCCTGTCCGGTGGAGGCCAATCGTAGCGTTTCAGTCGAGTTGGTAGAAGATGGATTGGGCACTGCTGAATGTCCTAAATGCCACACTAAATATAATTTAAGCAGTGGTGGATTCCCCACAGGAGAAGGTACGGAATACCTGAAACATTATAAAGTCTCTGTATCCGGTACTACTTTGCAAGTCCGTAACTGA